A window of the Paludisphaera rhizosphaerae genome harbors these coding sequences:
- a CDS encoding ArdC family protein codes for MTPPQRPTTGREDLYARVTNQILADLEKGVRPWTKPWDAEHAAGRITRPLRANGQPYRGMNVLLLWSSAVANGYAAPLWMTFNQARDMGGHVKAGSKGTPVVYADRFTKTEKHDDGTEEERDVFFMKQYTVFNAEQVAGLPERFYALAAPRLDPVQRIEHAEAFCRNTRAEVRHGGTSAHYNQHEDRIQMPPFEAFQDAESYYATLLHELTHWTKHEARLDRDFGRKRFGDEGYAREELVAEIGASFLCAELDLEPVVREDHAAYVAHWLKVLQDDKRAIFVAAALAEKAADLLHGLQPRGTDA; via the coding sequence CTGACCCCGCCCCAGAGGCCGACGACCGGTCGCGAGGACCTCTACGCCCGGGTCACGAATCAGATACTCGCCGACCTCGAGAAGGGCGTCCGGCCCTGGACGAAGCCCTGGGACGCCGAGCACGCCGCCGGCCGCATCACCCGGCCGCTGCGGGCCAACGGCCAGCCCTACCGCGGCATGAACGTGCTCCTGCTCTGGTCGTCGGCCGTGGCGAACGGGTACGCGGCCCCGCTCTGGATGACCTTCAACCAGGCCAGGGACATGGGCGGGCACGTCAAGGCGGGCTCGAAGGGGACGCCCGTCGTCTACGCCGACCGGTTCACGAAGACCGAGAAGCACGACGACGGCACGGAGGAGGAGCGAGATGTCTTCTTCATGAAGCAGTACACCGTCTTCAACGCCGAGCAGGTGGCGGGGCTCCCCGAGCGGTTCTACGCCCTGGCCGCCCCCCGCCTCGACCCCGTGCAGCGAATCGAGCACGCCGAGGCGTTCTGCCGGAACACGAGGGCCGAGGTTCGACACGGCGGCACCTCGGCCCACTACAACCAGCACGAGGACCGCATCCAGATGCCGCCGTTTGAGGCGTTCCAGGACGCCGAGAGCTACTATGCCACCCTGCTCCACGAGCTGACGCACTGGACGAAGCACGAGGCCCGCCTCGACCGGGACTTCGGCCGCAAGCGGTTCGGCGACGAGGGGTACGCCCGCGAGGAGCTCGTGGCCGAAATCGGGGCCTCCTTCCTGTGTGCGGAACTCGACCTGGAGCCGGTCGTCCGCGAGGACCACGCGGCCTACGTCGCCCACTGGCTCAAGGTGCTCCAGGACGACAAGCGGGCGATATTCGTCGCCGCCGCCCTGGCCGAGAAGGCGGCGGACCTCTTGCACGGGTTGCAGCCTCGCGGAACCGACGCCTGA
- a CDS encoding helix-turn-helix domain-containing protein, with translation MAFDQTTIGRRLKEARTNCGLTQEAAAEAVGIPRTAVVAVEAGKRSLSTLELSQFAKLYHRPVAHFFEEEPASVVEPADLILARQLPGYEDNQLVKDAVARCSEICQIAIELETLLDRRPRIAMPTYNLPAPKRAEEAIEQGILVAEEERRRLGLGFAPIADVSDLINTQGIWASGFDLPPEMSGLFLRYSSVRSIIIVKLDHPRTRKRFSYAHEYGHAILDRGMTAIVSTDRNSHDLVEKRANAFAAAFLMPQAGVHWLLSLLDKGGASRRHQHVYDVAREEEVDAERRAAPKSQRISFKDAAMLAHHFGTSYESAVYRLRDLRVIRPAERESLLDEAQRAAAREFIELFYPPKKSEPDRELVMEVANLAIEAFQREEVSAGYLRDLGEKLGISGAKLVELAQTAAYD, from the coding sequence ATGGCCTTCGACCAAACCACCATCGGGAGGCGACTCAAGGAGGCTCGCACCAACTGCGGATTGACCCAGGAAGCCGCCGCGGAGGCGGTCGGCATCCCTCGGACCGCCGTCGTCGCCGTCGAGGCGGGCAAACGCTCGCTCTCGACCCTCGAGCTCTCGCAGTTCGCGAAGCTCTACCATCGCCCCGTGGCCCACTTCTTCGAGGAGGAGCCCGCCAGCGTCGTCGAGCCGGCCGACCTCATCCTGGCCCGCCAGCTCCCGGGCTACGAGGACAACCAGCTCGTCAAGGACGCCGTCGCCCGGTGCTCGGAGATTTGCCAAATCGCCATCGAGCTCGAGACCCTGCTCGACAGGCGTCCGCGAATCGCCATGCCGACCTACAACCTCCCCGCCCCCAAGCGGGCCGAGGAGGCCATCGAGCAGGGCATCCTCGTCGCCGAGGAGGAACGTCGCAGGCTCGGGCTCGGGTTCGCCCCCATCGCCGACGTGTCCGACCTCATCAACACCCAGGGGATTTGGGCCTCGGGCTTCGACCTGCCGCCCGAGATGTCCGGGCTCTTCCTCCGCTACTCCTCCGTGCGGTCCATCATCATCGTCAAGCTGGACCACCCGAGGACCCGCAAGCGGTTCTCCTACGCCCACGAGTACGGCCACGCCATCCTCGACCGGGGCATGACCGCCATCGTGAGCACCGACAGGAACTCGCACGACCTCGTCGAGAAGCGGGCGAACGCCTTCGCCGCGGCGTTCCTCATGCCGCAGGCGGGCGTGCACTGGCTCCTGAGCCTCCTCGACAAGGGGGGGGCGAGCCGGCGTCACCAGCACGTCTACGACGTGGCCCGAGAGGAGGAGGTGGACGCCGAGCGTCGGGCGGCCCCGAAGTCGCAACGCATCTCGTTCAAGGACGCCGCCATGCTGGCCCATCATTTCGGGACCAGCTACGAGTCGGCCGTCTACCGGCTTCGGGACCTGCGGGTCATCCGGCCCGCGGAGCGTGAGTCCCTCCTCGACGAGGCCCAGAGGGCGGCGGCCAGAGAGTTCATCGAGCTGTTCTATCCGCCGAAGAAATCGGAGCCCGACCGGGAGCTCGTCATGGAGGTGGCGAACCTGGCCATCGAGGCGTTCCAACGCGAGGAAGTCTCGGCCGGCTACCTCCGCGACCTCGGCGAGAAGCTCGGCATCTCCGGTGCAAAACTCGTCGAGCTGGCCCAGACGGCGGCCTACGATTAA
- a CDS encoding DUF1883 domain-containing protein: MQFLHADSFLAQGEAAVVSLDSQANVMLMDDFNYSAYRSGRSFSCFGGLAERSPVRLFAPHFGHWNVVVDLGGYAGSVRAGVAFERN; this comes from the coding sequence ATGCAGTTCCTCCATGCTGATTCCTTCCTCGCCCAGGGCGAGGCCGCCGTCGTCTCGCTCGACAGCCAGGCCAACGTGATGTTGATGGACGACTTCAACTACTCGGCCTATCGCTCGGGCCGCTCGTTCAGCTGCTTCGGCGGCCTCGCCGAGCGGTCGCCGGTGCGGCTGTTCGCACCGCACTTCGGGCATTGGAACGTGGTCGTCGACCTCGGCGGATACGCGGGGAGCGTCCGAGCGGGCGTCGCCTTCGAACGCAACTGA